GTAACAAAGAGTACTGCCTGATTAAATCGCTGCCACATCTCCAGCAGCCAGCCTTGCATTTGCCTTCTGGTCAAGGCATCCAGTTTACCAAAGGGTTCATCCAACAACATTAAATCCTTGTGGCACAAATAGGTGCGCAAAAAGGCTGCCCGTTGCTTCATACCCCCGGAGAGCATGTAGGGATAACTGTGGGCAAATTTCTCCAAGCCAAAGGTGGGCAGTAAAGCCAG
This region of Desulforamulus ferrireducens genomic DNA includes:
- a CDS encoding ABC transporter ATP-binding protein; its protein translation is MAEARAEALALLPTFGLEKFAHSYPYMLSGGMKQRAAFLRTYLCHKDLMLLDEPFGKLDALTRRQMQGWLLEMWQRFNQAVLFVTHDVDEAILLSDRIFLMSPSPGRILLEMKITLPRPRQPRMVTERAFTEIKQELLQWLEKSI